CGACGGCGACCTCTACGACCTGATCGACGTCTTGTTGCCCGCGGGCAACGCCCTCGCGATCGATGGCAACCCGGCCGACTGGTCGGCCTTCCCGGTGTTCGCGGACCTCTCGGCCAGCGATCTCCCTGCCGACCCGGGCCGCGAGATCGTGTCGTCGGCGGTCGCGCCCCTCGACCAGGAGTTGCGGGTGCTCGCCGAGCTCGGCGGGACCCCGCTAGCCGGAGCGGTCTATTCCCTGCTCTTCGAGTTTGCCGACGGCCCCCGTCCCGATCTGCAGATCGTCTTCGACACGACCAGCGGCACCCACGCTTGGATCGCCTTCGACGACCTCGGCGCGTTTGCCGGGAGTGGAGGCATCACCGGGCTCACGATCGCGCTGGGCACGAGCCATGTGGAGTTCGCCGTGCCCTACAGCGCGCTCACTCCGGTCCTGCCGAGTCGCCTGGTCACCGCGCTGGCGTCGGCGATCCACCGCAGCTGGATTCGCGCGCGCGTGATCACCGTCGTCACCGGGCCCTCGGACGTCGCCGACTTCGGACCGTCGATGGGCTCGTTCCGGCTCCTGCCGACACCCTATCCCCTCGATCCGCCCCACCCGGCCGGGCTGCCCAACGCCGGCGCCACTCCCTACCAGATGCCGCTGCCACTCCAGGGCGAGTGGCTGCTCGGCCAGGGGCCGGGCGGCAGCTTCACCCACTCGACGTCCTGGGCCTACGACTGGACCCAGCTCACTCCCGAGACCTTCACCTCGGACCCGCCGCTGAGCCCGGACAACAGCGACTACCCGGCCTTCGGCCAGCCGCTCTTCGCCGGCGTCGCGGGCACCGTCTCGTCGGTGGTCGACGGCAACCCGGACAACATTCCGCCCAACACCGCGAACAACAACAACGAGGTGCGCATCGATGCGGGCGGTGGCTTCAACGTCCAGATGTTCCACCAGCAGCAGGGCAGCATCGTCGTCAGCGCGGGCGCACCCGTCGGCCCGAACACCCAGGTCGGAAACGTCGGCAACTCGGGCTTCTCGACCGAGACCCACCTGCACCTGCAGGTCGTGAACGCGGGCACGCGGCCACTCGCCCACCCGGATGTGTTCGTGCGGCTGAATCAGGGCGCGAACGACCCCTGGCAGCGACGCCTGGCGCTCTGGGAACCGCGCGCGGGCTTCATCGCCGAAAACGCCCCGCCGCTCCTGCCCGTGCCCGGGCTGGGTGCGATCGCCGCGGGCCTCACCACCCTCGCCTTGCTGGCGACGGCAACGCGGCGCGCCCGCTAGTTCCTCAGGCCTTCGCTCCGCCGGGTACTTCCACCGTCTCCGTGTCGCGGCCCGAGCGCAGGATCGTGCCGGGCAACGCACCCGTCGCTTCACCGCCGGCCACGATCTGCACGCCGTTCACGAACACGTGTTCGACGCCCACCGCGTCGGCGTAGAGCCGTCCGGCCCCGGCGGGCAGGTCGTAGCGGGTGTAGGTCGGCCCGGTCGCGACCGTGGCCGGGTCGAAGACCGTGACGTCGGCGTGCCAGCCCATTTCGAGACGACCGCGCTCGCGCAGGCCCCAGAGCCGCGCCGGCACGTCGGTGAGCTGGCGGACCGCCTCCTCCAGCTGCACGACGCCGTGCTCGCGCACCCCGTTCCCGAGCACCTGGGTCGAGAGCGCGAAGGTGTCGATCATGTCGAGGTGGGCGCCCGCATCCGACGCGCCGATCACCGCGCGGTCGTCCTGCCAGATGGCGCCGCGGGCCTTCCAGTCCTCGTCGCTGTCGCCGCTGCCCGGCGGCATGAAGGAGGTCTTGAGATCATCGGCGATGGCGAGGTCACAGAGCGCATCGAAGGGCGCCTTCCCCTCCGCCTCGGCGATCTCCCCGATCGTCTTCCCGGCGTACGCCGCGTTCTCGGGAGCGGTGGTTTCGATCACCCGCATGTTCTGCCACTGGGCGAGTCCGCGCAGCAGGCCCGCCGCCTCCGAGTTTGCCCCCTCGTCGAGGTGCTTGCGGTAGGCCGGGTCGCGCAGCTTCTCCTTCCGCTCGGCCAGCGGCAGTCGGAAGAAGGCGTCCCAGTGCGGCAAGGCGTCGAAGACGAAGCCCGAGGTGAGGTTGATCCGCACGCTCATCGCCTGGGGCACGGTGAGCGCCAGCACCTCGGCGCCGCGCTCGCGCGCGTAGTCCGTGGCGGAGAGCTGGGCGTCGACGTAGTCCCCATTGCTGGCGCTCGGCGCGAGCACGTTCCAGTTGAGCGGCCGGTTCGCCGCCAGCGAGAGATCCGTCATCAGCTGCTTCTGCTCGTCGCTGAACTCGGACACGCCCGGCAGGAACTCGAGGGTCGTGCCCGGGAAGTCACGCACGACGCGGGCGAGCGCGACCAGCTCCTCGCGGCTCGCGTGGCGCGACGGCACGGGCTGGCCGTCGCCGTCGTTGTGGGTGGGCGACACGGTCGACGAGAATCCGAGACCACCTTCGCGCAGCGACGTCGCGAGCAGCTCGCACATCGTCTGCAGCTCTTCGTCCGTCGCCTCGTGTCCGACCGCGCGCTCGCCCATCACGACGCGTCGCAGCGCCGAGTGGCCGACCATGAAGCCCGCGTTCACCGCGAGCTTCGCGTCGAGGCGATCGAGGTACTCGCCGAAGCTGCGCCAGTCCCAGGGCACGCCGGCTTCGAGACTCTCGAGGGGCATGCCCTCGACCCGCGCCAACATGCGCATCAGGTACTCGCCCGCCGTGTCCGAGAGCGGTGCGATGCTGAAGCCGCAGTTGCCGCCCACCACCGACGTCACCCCGTGGTAGGAGGACGGCGACAGGGTGCCGTCCCAGAAGACCTGGGCGTCGTAGTGGGTGTGCACATCGATGAAGCCGGGGCACACGACCCGACCGCTCGCGTCGAGGGTCTCGCGGGCGTCTTCCGTGACCTCGCCGATCGCGACGATCCGCCCGTCTCGAATGCCGAGGTCGCCCTGTTGGGCCGGGGCGCCGCTGCCATCGACGAGGGTTCCAGCCTGAATCTTGAGGTCGAGCATGGGATCTCCGGTGCCTGTCCGGTCGCGAGGAACGTCTGCCCCTCGCGCGGAGGTCTGGGTGCCGGTCCTCTCGAAACGCGCTCGCGAGAGAAGTCAGGAGCTCGTTCCTAAAGGAAGCCTTGGGTGCGCGCCAGTATACCCAGGGGTAGGTTCGCTCTCGGGATGAACTACTTCGCCCACGCCCACCTGGCCCTGCGGCGCTGCGACGACGCCGCCTTCGTGCTCGGGTCCATGCTGCCCGACTGGCAGCGCTGGGTCGGTGGACGCCTCGCGGCGGTGCACCACCCGGAGCTGGCGGAGGGCGTGCGTTTCCATCATGCCAGCGACGTCGCGTTCCACGGCAGCCCCACCTTCCACCGCCTCGAGCGCCAGGCGTTCCGCGCGCTCCAGGAAGCGGGCGTCGGGCGCGGGCCCGCACGCGGCGTGGCCCACGTGGGCGTCGAGATCCTGCTCGACGCGACCCTGCTCGCCGGCGAGTCGATGGAGGCGCCCTTCGCCGCCGCCCTCGATGCGGCGGATCGCTTCGGCGCGCACCTCGAATGGAAGTGCGCCGATGGCGCGGTGCGCTTCACCGAGGTGGTGACGCGACTGCGCGCCCGCGGTCTACCCCGACCCGGAGCCGAACCCGACCTGGCCGGCCGCGGCATCCTCCGCACGCTGGCGCCGCGGCCGCGGCTGCGGGTGAGCGCCGAGGAAGAGCCCGCGGTCCTCGCCTGGGCCCGACGCACGCGTCCCATCGTGGACGCCGCGCGTCCGGCGATGTTCGCGGAGACGGAAGCGCGGCTCGCGGACGCCGAGGCAAACGCCCCGGCGCCCGCGCCGATGTCCTAGACGACCGTCGCGCTAGCGCGCGCTGCCGGTCGGGATGTCCTGGAAGGCGAGGCCCTTGTCGGCCCGGATCTCCCCCGGCAGCCCGAGCACGCGCTCGGCCAGGATGTTGTGCAAGATCTCGTCCGTGCCGCCCGCCAGGCGCAGCCCCGGCGAGCCGAGCCACGACTGCTGGAACGCACCGCCGAAGGGCGTGTCGCCCGGGTCGTTGGTGGCGCCGGCCGCGCCCTGCAACTCCATCGCGAAGGCGGCGAGGTCCTGGCGCAGCGGTGCGCCGACCATCTTGCCGATCGAGTTCTCGGGCCCTGGTGTCGCCCCCTTCGAGAGCGAGGTCAGCGCGCGATAGCCCGTGTACTCGAGCCCCTTCAGTTTCCAGTAGAAGTCGGCGATCTTCTCGCGCACGGACGGGTCCTCGATCGCCGGGCGACCGTTCCACTCGGTCTCGCGGGCCAACTTGAGCAGGTCCTTGATCCCGACGCCCATGCTGCCACCGCTGCCGATCGACGCCCGCTCGTTCATCAGCGTCGTGATCGCACCGCGCCAGCCGTCGTTCACCGCGCCCACCCGATTCTTGTCGGGGATGCGGACGTCGCTGAAGAAGACCTCGTTGAACTCGCGCGAGTCGTTGATCTGGTGAATCGGCCGCACCTCGATGCCCGGCGACTTCATGTCCACGATGAAGTAGGTGATGCCAGCGTGCTTCTTCGCCGTCGGGTCGGTGCGGGTCACGATCATTCCCCAATCCGACTCTTGGGCACCGGTCGTCCAGATCTTCTGGCCGTTCACCACCCACTCGTCGCCGTCCTGAACGGCCGTGGTGCGCAGACCCGCGAGGTCCGAGCCGGCAGAGGGCTCACTGAAGAGCTGGCACCACACCTCGTCGGCGCGGAGCATCGGCTCGAGGTAGCGGTCCTTCTGCTCGGGGGTGCCATGGGCCATGATCGTGGGCCCGAGCATCCCCTGACCGATCCCGAACAGGTTCGGCGGGACGTCGAACTTCGCCTCTTCCTCGTTGAAGATGACCCGCTGCATCGACGAGGCGCTGCGGCCGCCGAATTCCTCGGGCCAGGTGATGCAGGCCCACTTCGAGTCGGCCTTCTTCGCCTGCCACGCCTTCGCGGCCTTCATCAGCTCGCCGGTCCCGGCGATGCCGCTCTGGCGGCGCTTGCCGGGTGCGAGGCGCTCGGCGTTGGCCTCGAGCCATTCGATCGCCTCCTTGCGGAAGGCGGCTTCTTCGGGCGTATCGTTGAAGTCCATGCTCTAGGCCTCCAGTCGGTCGATGAGCTTGTCGCGCCACTCGCCGGGCGTCCCCAGCGAGAGCGACAGCAGTTTCGCGCGGCGGTAGAAGAGATGGCAGTCGTACTCCCAGGTGAAGCCGACGCCGCCGTGCATCTGAATGATCTCTTTGCCGGCGAGGTC
The genomic region above belongs to Myxococcota bacterium and contains:
- a CDS encoding M23 family metallopeptidase, whose translation is MRALLRLLWLPLLFASAAHAQSDGDLYDLIDVLLPAGNALAIDGNPADWSAFPVFADLSASDLPADPGREIVSSAVAPLDQELRVLAELGGTPLAGAVYSLLFEFADGPRPDLQIVFDTTSGTHAWIAFDDLGAFAGSGGITGLTIALGTSHVEFAVPYSALTPVLPSRLVTALASAIHRSWIRARVITVVTGPSDVADFGPSMGSFRLLPTPYPLDPPHPAGLPNAGATPYQMPLPLQGEWLLGQGPGGSFTHSTSWAYDWTQLTPETFTSDPPLSPDNSDYPAFGQPLFAGVAGTVSSVVDGNPDNIPPNTANNNNEVRIDAGGGFNVQMFHQQQGSIVVSAGAPVGPNTQVGNVGNSGFSTETHLHLQVVNAGTRPLAHPDVFVRLNQGANDPWQRRLALWEPRAGFIAENAPPLLPVPGLGAIAAGLTTLALLATATRRAR
- a CDS encoding acyl-CoA dehydrogenase family protein, with amino-acid sequence MDFNDTPEEAAFRKEAIEWLEANAERLAPGKRRQSGIAGTGELMKAAKAWQAKKADSKWACITWPEEFGGRSASSMQRVIFNEEEAKFDVPPNLFGIGQGMLGPTIMAHGTPEQKDRYLEPMLRADEVWCQLFSEPSAGSDLAGLRTTAVQDGDEWVVNGQKIWTTGAQESDWGMIVTRTDPTAKKHAGITYFIVDMKSPGIEVRPIHQINDSREFNEVFFSDVRIPDKNRVGAVNDGWRGAITTLMNERASIGSGGSMGVGIKDLLKLARETEWNGRPAIEDPSVREKIADFYWKLKGLEYTGYRALTSLSKGATPGPENSIGKMVGAPLRQDLAAFAMELQGAAGATNDPGDTPFGGAFQQSWLGSPGLRLAGGTDEILHNILAERVLGLPGEIRADKGLAFQDIPTGSAR
- a CDS encoding amidohydrolase family protein, with protein sequence MLDLKIQAGTLVDGSGAPAQQGDLGIRDGRIVAIGEVTEDARETLDASGRVVCPGFIDVHTHYDAQVFWDGTLSPSSYHGVTSVVGGNCGFSIAPLSDTAGEYLMRMLARVEGMPLESLEAGVPWDWRSFGEYLDRLDAKLAVNAGFMVGHSALRRVVMGERAVGHEATDEELQTMCELLATSLREGGLGFSSTVSPTHNDGDGQPVPSRHASREELVALARVVRDFPGTTLEFLPGVSEFSDEQKQLMTDLSLAANRPLNWNVLAPSASNGDYVDAQLSATDYARERGAEVLALTVPQAMSVRINLTSGFVFDALPHWDAFFRLPLAERKEKLRDPAYRKHLDEGANSEAAGLLRGLAQWQNMRVIETTAPENAAYAGKTIGEIAEAEGKAPFDALCDLAIADDLKTSFMPPGSGDSDEDWKARGAIWQDDRAVIGASDAGAHLDMIDTFALSTQVLGNGVREHGVVQLEEAVRQLTDVPARLWGLRERGRLEMGWHADVTVFDPATVATGPTYTRYDLPAGAGRLYADAVGVEHVFVNGVQIVAGGEATGALPGTILRSGRDTETVEVPGGAKA